Below is a genomic region from Mucilaginibacter auburnensis.
ACAATGCACCCTAACTGGGTTTTCATAGAAGTAGAAAATTTAAAAAAGATAGCGTTACCAAAGGTGATTTTTATATTTTTAGATAATTTTTTAAATTAGAAATAAACATCGTACTTTTAGAGCCATGTCAGGAATAAACAAAGTGATTCTGGTTGGCCACTTAGGCAAGGATCCGGAAATTAGATATTTAGAAGGGGGCGTATCTGTGGCAAGCTTCCCTTTGGCTACCTCTGAAACCTATAATAAAGACGGCAAAAAGGTTGAACAAACCGAATGGCATAACATAGTGCTTTGGCGCAGCCTGGCTGATGTTGCAGCCAAATTTTTGCAAAAAGGAAAGCTGGTTTACATTGAAGGTAAACTACGCACCCGCTTTTTTGAAGACAAAGAGGGGATAAAAAAATACACTACTGAGATAGTGGCAGAAAACTTTACGCTATTAGGCCGCAAAACTGATTTTGAACAGGAAGGCTACGTAAAACAGGGAGCTAAAATAAGCGAGGGCCAACCTACATTTGAGGGAAGTGGAGACCCAGACGATCTACAATTCTAAACCAAGTATAAACCAATGAGAAAGGCCCCGTTGCGATTGCTTCGGGGCCTTTTTAATTTTTATTCCAGTACCTGGTATATTATAAATGGATTAGCCTTGTTTTTAAGCGTAACCTCACCAATACGCTCACAACTGAAAGATTCCTTAGCTTTCTCATAAGCCTGCTCTGTAATTACTATTTGCCCTGGCTTGGCAACAGACTGTAAGCGCTGCGCTAGGTTCACGGCATCCCCTACCACTGTATAGTCTAAGCGTTTAAGCGAAGCTGAACCAATATTGCCCGTGATCATCTCGCCCGAGTTGATCCCTACGGAAATATTGGCCTCAAAAGTTTTATCGCCTACTTGCAATGCCGGTACCGAACTCATTTGCTTGCGCACCGCAAGAGCGGTATCAATGGCCCTGTCCAGATGGTAATCACCACGGAAAACGGCCATCACGGCATCGCCCATAAATTTATCAACACGGCCTCCTTGTGTTATAATCTCTTTTACAATCTTGTCAAACAAGCCGTTTAGCATTTCAACCACCGTGTTAACCGGCACCTGCTCTGTTATAGAAGTAAAACCGCTCACATCCATAAACATTACCGTGCCCTCGGTCAGTTCGTTTTTAAGAAGGCCATTTTCAAACTCTTTGTGCGTCATGAAATTCAGCACATTCTCATCCACATACATCTTAAGTATGTTATTTTCTTTTATGGCCTTGATGGTTTCCTGCAATTGCTTAACATGCTCAATTGTTTTTTGCATGGTAAGGTCCAGGTCATCAAAATCAACAGGCTTGCATACAAAGTCAAACGCGCCACGGTTCATGGCAGCACGTATGTTCTGCATATCGCCATAAGCCGATACCATTACAGCCTTAAGCATAGGGTTAGCATCGGGCAGGCGGCCAAGCAATGTAAGGCCATCCATTATAGGCATGTTGATATCGCTCAATACAATATCAATATCGTTGTGCTCATCTATTTTGGCCAGCGCTTCCTCGCCGTTTTGCGCAAACACAAACTCATAAACGTTCTCGCGAATCTTCTTCCTGAATTTTTGCTTTACCAGTATCTCCAGGTCTGCCTCATCATCTACAACCAGTATTTTAGCCATTATGCAGTACAGTATTTAGTTTTTCTTTCAGTATGTTAAAATCAAGCGGCTTGGTCAAAAAGTCATTGGCCCCTCTTTGCAAGGCGCTGTTTTTGTTCTCTTCGTCGCCGTAAGCGGTTATCATCATCACCAGGGGCGGCGGGTTATCATAGTCCTCACGTATTTTTACCAGCAGATCCAAGCCGCTCATGCCGGGCATGTTAATGTCTGACAGGATCAGCACCACTTCCGAGTGTTTTTCTTCCAGATAAGTCAGGGCCTCTTCGCCCGAAAAGGCAAAGTCAAAATCAAGTTCATGATTTTTGATTTCTTTACGGAAACGCTGCAAAAAAAGCGGCTGTACGTCCGCCTCATCATCTACAACCAATATCTTCATAAGCGTTTAAATATAGCAATTATCAGGCAATGGGCAGTTCAATTGTAAAGGTTGAGCCTTCGCCTTCGGCAGATTCAATGTCAATGTTACCGCCATGTCCTTTCACAATAATATCATAACTTAATGAAAGGCCCAGCCCGGTACCCTCGCCTGTAGGCTTGGTAGTAAAAAAGGGCTGCATTATTTTATCCCTTATTTCATCGGGGATACCTGTACCATTATCTTTCACTTTAATGATCACGTCCTCTGCAGTAAAAGTAGTGGTTACTTCAAGCAAGGG
It encodes:
- a CDS encoding single-stranded DNA-binding protein, producing the protein MSGINKVILVGHLGKDPEIRYLEGGVSVASFPLATSETYNKDGKKVEQTEWHNIVLWRSLADVAAKFLQKGKLVYIEGKLRTRFFEDKEGIKKYTTEIVAENFTLLGRKTDFEQEGYVKQGAKISEGQPTFEGSGDPDDLQF
- a CDS encoding adenylate/guanylate cyclase domain-containing protein, which gives rise to MAKILVVDDEADLEILVKQKFRKKIRENVYEFVFAQNGEEALAKIDEHNDIDIVLSDINMPIMDGLTLLGRLPDANPMLKAVMVSAYGDMQNIRAAMNRGAFDFVCKPVDFDDLDLTMQKTIEHVKQLQETIKAIKENNILKMYVDENVLNFMTHKEFENGLLKNELTEGTVMFMDVSGFTSITEQVPVNTVVEMLNGLFDKIVKEIITQGGRVDKFMGDAVMAVFRGDYHLDRAIDTALAVRKQMSSVPALQVGDKTFEANISVGINSGEMITGNIGSASLKRLDYTVVGDAVNLAQRLQSVAKPGQIVITEQAYEKAKESFSCERIGEVTLKNKANPFIIYQVLE
- a CDS encoding response regulator; the protein is MKILVVDDEADVQPLFLQRFRKEIKNHELDFDFAFSGEEALTYLEEKHSEVVLILSDINMPGMSGLDLLVKIREDYDNPPPLVMMITAYGDEENKNSALQRGANDFLTKPLDFNILKEKLNTVLHNG